A genome region from Zootoca vivipara chromosome 11, rZooViv1.1, whole genome shotgun sequence includes the following:
- the RGS7BP gene encoding regulator of G-protein signaling 7-binding protein isoform X2 — MYTTEMLKSICLLGSLQLHRKGIETCAAPKIIDSKVEESSEVPILEDKSSSLTDIQQHLWQVSTDIENTERDMREMKNLLSKLRETMPLPLKNQDDSSLLNLTSTPYPLVRRRKRRFFGLCCLVSS, encoded by the exons ATGTATACGACAGAGATGCTAAAATCCATATGCCTACTAGGATCACTTCAACTTCATCGAAAAG GGATAGAGACTTGTGCAGCACCCAAGATCATAGACAGTAAAGTAGAGGAGAGTTCAGAAGTCCCTATTTTAGAAGACAAATCATCTTCACTAACAGACATCCAACAACATTTATGGCAGGTTTCCACAGATATTGAAAATACTGAAAG GGATATGAGAGAAATGAAAAACCTTTTAAGCAAACTCAGGGAGACTATGCCTTTGCCACTGAAAAATCAAG ATGACAGCAGCCTCCTAAACTTGACTTCAACTCCTTATCCATTAGTGCGAAGACGGAAGCGGAGGTTCTTCGGATTGTGCTGTCTTGTCTCGAGCTAG
- the SREK1IP1 gene encoding protein SREK1IP1 — protein sequence MALPGGNKDNIRAGCKKCGYPGHLTFECRNFLRVDPKRDIVLDVSSTSSEESEEEELGKLQAIPEKKGTSAEEEKKKTKKKGKEKSKLKKARKRSCSSSATEEDEPKSKKQKSHKKEKKEKKSKSKKRKHHKKGKKKRKKEKDSSSSDSSDSSSSD from the exons ATGGCGTTGCCAG GTGGAAATAAAGATAACATCAGAGCAGGGTGCAAGAAATGTGGCTATC CTGGTCACCTGACATTTGAATGCCGAAACTTTCTTCGGGTGGACCCTAAAAGAGACATAGTTTTAGATGTCAGCAGCACAAGCAGTGAGGAGAGCGAAGAAGAGGAGCTGGGAAAGCTGCAGGCCATTCCAGAAAAAAAGG GGACTTCTgcggaagaagaaaagaaaaagaccaaaaagaaaggcaaagaaaaatcaaaattaaagaAAGCAAGGAAAAG GTCTTGTTCCTCAAGTGCCACAGAAGAGGATGAGCCTAAATCGAAAAAGCAGAAATcccacaaaaaggaaaagaaggagaaaaagagtaaatccaagaaaagaaaacatcacaaaaaggggaaaaagaagagaaaaaaggagaaagattCTTCATCTTCTGATAGCTCAGACTCTTCCAGCAGTGACTGA